In a genomic window of candidate division WOR-3 bacterium:
- the fabG gene encoding 3-oxoacyl-[acyl-carrier-protein] reductase, whose translation MVCNLNGKIALVTGGGAGIGRAIAKRLADSGAVVAVCDLIGESARQVMQEIEQAGGRACGYALDVADNNQVEQVVEQIESELGGVQILVNNAGITRDSLLIRMSEDDFDRVLAVNLKGAFNLTKACCRSMMRLRWGRIINISSVIGQMGNAGQSNYAAAKAGLIGFTKSVAKELAIRNITVNAIAPGFIATAMTEKLTPAVRQSYIEAIPLKRAGTPEDVASLCLFLASDEAGYITGQVIRVDGGMLM comes from the coding sequence CCAAGCGGCTGGCAGACTCGGGCGCGGTAGTGGCTGTGTGTGATCTGATTGGTGAATCTGCCCGGCAGGTGATGCAGGAGATTGAACAAGCTGGGGGGCGGGCTTGTGGTTATGCACTTGATGTTGCTGATAACAACCAGGTGGAACAGGTGGTTGAACAGATTGAGTCGGAATTAGGCGGTGTGCAGATTCTAGTGAATAACGCGGGCATTACCCGTGATAGTCTGTTGATCCGGATGAGTGAGGATGATTTTGACCGGGTGCTGGCGGTTAATCTCAAAGGCGCATTTAATCTTACGAAGGCCTGCTGCCGTTCGATGATGAGGCTGCGCTGGGGCCGGATTATCAATATCAGTTCGGTTATCGGGCAAATGGGGAATGCCGGTCAGTCAAACTATGCGGCAGCCAAAGCGGGGCTGATTGGATTTACCAAGTCGGTAGCGAAGGAGCTCGCCATCAGAAATATCACCGTGAACGCTATTGCTCCGGGTTTCATCGCCACTGCCATGACTGAGAAACTGACCCCGGCAGTACGCCAGTCATATATTGAGGCAATTCCCTTAAAGCGGGCTGGCACACCCGAAGATGTTGCCAGCCTTTGTCTTTTCCTTGCCTCAGATGAGGCGGGATATATTACCGGTCAGGTGATAAGAGTTGATGGTGGTATGCTGATGTAA
- a CDS encoding sigma 54-interacting transcriptional regulator, translating into MMDDFLQRVRELETQLAHCSSLEERAELLLGQADGFVVNAAPLLKPLFEQELLAAQEQGRRLIEVRLARRLSDICRHCGANEEADLYAQRVRKIGTEIGEPRFIGSGWYLAGQVEQARCNYEAAIDCYQRALTEWQKAGVVRGIYAALNGLGSVAGLTGRYHEARDYYQQCRQLLENPEFDDFVRATNYCNLGWVYLQLGEWDDAEENLYRSVALAEQQGYDFIRYNALNLLGELFLKRDRLERAVEVFTTVVEAGRKGLTAAELLRDSLTNLGEAEFRRRNYAGASRAFAEAIDLCAVNQDRLNSSMLLWRMAELELAQGNYDRCAGLCQQAQQLAKELGARNVEAEVFRVRALLEQERGMAGAACSFYERARELLNDEPESYESARLRLQFGQFLLEQNQKERAAEELKFASRVFRKLGLVAETDEVNRILFRLELNADREIALVAGIAGLALAGLESGKFIEGALKMICEAFGFDGAALIINQIPRIIYGDVNVAVEDWEQGAPIVKEHEVLMPVCVRGDVNGYVYLARRASWKLDLRTSVLETVASLLAPAVEKLYSLAEELPAPIMEIPGLRFDGVIGKSIAMRKNLEIIVRCADSSLPVLIRGESGTGKELVARAIHFTSSRSGKPFVPINCAAVPETLLEAEFFGVEKGAATGVSARKGKFELADGGTVFLDEIGDMSPGLQAKLLRVLQDKTFERVGSTRPVRVDVRVVAATNQNLEKLIQEGRFREDLYYRLNGIEIYLPPLRERAEDIPELVRFFIAKANQEAKREVRGVSPAVLRLFLAYSWPGNIRQLRNVIQRAVVLAKGEEIEIEDLPAELRHLSGFQQADIKSPLKSAKKIVQEKASAELERAMVMDCLEKANGNVKKAAELSGYSRAQFYRLIKKHNIRFRNSTRN; encoded by the coding sequence ATGATGGATGATTTTCTGCAGCGGGTAAGGGAACTGGAAACTCAGCTTGCTCACTGTTCTTCTCTTGAGGAGCGTGCAGAGTTACTACTTGGACAGGCAGATGGTTTTGTAGTAAATGCTGCACCCCTGCTCAAGCCTTTATTTGAACAGGAACTCCTGGCAGCTCAGGAGCAGGGCAGGCGTTTGATAGAAGTGCGGCTGGCACGCCGGCTGTCTGATATCTGCCGGCACTGCGGGGCAAATGAAGAAGCTGATCTTTATGCCCAGCGGGTCAGGAAAATCGGTACTGAGATTGGGGAGCCGCGATTCATCGGATCAGGCTGGTATCTCGCTGGACAGGTGGAGCAGGCAAGGTGCAATTATGAAGCAGCGATCGATTGCTACCAGCGGGCACTGACAGAGTGGCAGAAGGCCGGGGTAGTGCGCGGAATTTATGCTGCACTTAATGGCCTGGGGAGTGTTGCAGGACTCACCGGGCGTTATCATGAGGCAAGGGATTATTATCAGCAGTGCCGCCAGTTGCTAGAGAATCCCGAGTTTGATGACTTTGTCCGGGCAACCAATTACTGCAATCTGGGCTGGGTTTATCTTCAGCTTGGTGAGTGGGACGATGCAGAGGAAAATCTCTACCGGTCGGTGGCACTGGCTGAACAGCAGGGATATGATTTTATCCGTTACAATGCCCTGAATCTGTTGGGCGAACTGTTTCTTAAGCGTGACCGTCTGGAACGGGCGGTGGAGGTTTTTACCACGGTTGTTGAGGCCGGGAGAAAGGGATTGACTGCTGCCGAACTGTTACGGGATAGCCTGACTAATCTGGGGGAAGCCGAGTTCCGGCGTCGCAATTATGCGGGAGCAAGCCGGGCGTTTGCGGAAGCAATCGATTTGTGCGCGGTCAATCAGGACCGGTTGAATAGCAGCATGCTTTTGTGGCGGATGGCAGAACTGGAGCTGGCACAGGGAAATTACGATCGGTGCGCCGGGCTCTGTCAGCAGGCACAACAGCTGGCAAAGGAGCTGGGTGCCCGCAATGTTGAGGCAGAAGTATTCCGGGTCCGGGCGCTACTGGAGCAGGAGCGGGGTATGGCTGGTGCGGCGTGCAGCTTTTATGAACGGGCACGGGAGTTGCTTAATGATGAACCGGAGAGTTATGAATCAGCCCGGTTGCGGCTACAGTTTGGGCAGTTTCTCCTGGAACAGAATCAGAAGGAACGGGCAGCGGAGGAGCTGAAGTTTGCCAGCCGGGTTTTCCGGAAACTGGGACTTGTGGCAGAAACTGATGAGGTGAACCGGATTCTGTTCCGTCTGGAACTTAATGCCGACCGGGAAATTGCTCTGGTCGCTGGAATTGCCGGGCTGGCACTTGCTGGACTTGAATCGGGTAAGTTCATTGAAGGCGCCCTCAAGATGATTTGCGAAGCATTCGGATTTGATGGCGCAGCACTAATAATTAACCAGATTCCCAGGATTATTTATGGCGACGTTAATGTTGCAGTGGAGGATTGGGAACAGGGTGCTCCGATTGTGAAGGAGCACGAAGTGCTGATGCCGGTATGTGTCCGAGGTGATGTGAACGGTTATGTTTATCTGGCGAGGAGAGCATCATGGAAATTGGATCTTCGCACCAGCGTGCTGGAGACCGTGGCTTCGCTTTTGGCACCAGCGGTGGAGAAGCTGTACAGTTTGGCTGAGGAACTGCCAGCACCAATAATGGAAATTCCCGGACTGCGGTTTGACGGTGTGATCGGCAAGTCGATAGCGATGAGAAAGAATCTGGAAATCATTGTTCGATGTGCGGACTCAAGTCTTCCCGTTCTTATCCGGGGTGAAAGTGGAACCGGCAAAGAGCTGGTAGCGCGGGCGATACATTTTACCAGTAGCCGGAGTGGGAAGCCATTCGTGCCGATTAACTGCGCTGCGGTGCCAGAAACTCTGCTTGAGGCAGAATTCTTCGGTGTAGAAAAAGGTGCGGCTACCGGGGTGAGTGCGCGTAAGGGAAAGTTTGAACTGGCTGACGGCGGAACAGTTTTTTTGGATGAGATCGGTGATATGAGCCCCGGGTTGCAGGCAAAGTTGTTGCGGGTTCTGCAGGATAAGACTTTTGAACGGGTAGGTAGCACCAGACCGGTGCGGGTTGATGTCCGGGTGGTTGCTGCTACTAATCAAAATCTGGAGAAACTTATTCAGGAAGGAAGGTTTCGGGAGGATCTTTATTACCGGCTGAACGGTATTGAGATCTACCTGCCCCCTTTAAGGGAGCGGGCAGAAGATATCCCTGAGCTGGTCCGGTTTTTCATTGCTAAGGCAAATCAGGAGGCGAAACGGGAGGTCCGTGGTGTCAGTCCGGCGGTGTTGCGTCTGTTTCTTGCGTATAGCTGGCCTGGTAATATCCGGCAGCTGCGGAATGTAATTCAGCGGGCAGTGGTACTGGCAAAAGGGGAGGAGATTGAGATTGAAGATCTGCCGGCGGAGTTGCGCCATTTGAGCGGTTTTCAGCAGGCTGATATCAAGTCGCCACTGAAATCAGCAAAAAAAATTGTCCAAGAAAAGGCGAGCGCGGAGCTGGAACGAGCGATGGTCATGGATTGTCTTGAAAAGGCTAACGGAAATGTCAAAAAGGCGGCTGAACTTTCAGGTTATAGCCGGGCACAGTTCTATCGTTTAATAAAAAAACACAATATAAGATTTAGAAACAGCACCAGGAATTAA